In Macadamia integrifolia cultivar HAES 741 chromosome 12, SCU_Mint_v3, whole genome shotgun sequence, the following are encoded in one genomic region:
- the LOC122057592 gene encoding uncharacterized protein LOC122057592 isoform X2 yields the protein MSDEAEKTCPLCAEEMDLTDQQLKPCKCGYEICVWCWHHIMDMAEKDEAEGKCPACRTAYDKEKIVGMAANCERLVAEISSERKLKSHKAKPKTSEGRKHLSSVRVIQRNLVYIIGIPYNLADEDLLQRKEYFGQYGKVLKVSISRTAGGVIQHSANNTCSVYITYSKEEEAVRCIQSVHGFVLEGRPLRACFGTTKYCHAWLRNVPCTNPDCLYLHDIGTQEDSFTKDEIISAYTRSRVQQITGATYNLQRRSGNVLPPPADDYCNSSAATSGKPIIKSAPSNPVSQVKGSPPNGCSGRSIALPAAASWGMRASNCRSPAPSLVSSNGPVKQEKELDAFNDSLVLPSVVTNTTQSSTLHNDLGKKSMVTEESHSKHPIGRSGSLDSSKQYVLTDSCRPVSDTPADCLETASSIYSNHLSPSAFKDKDRVVTVPNSVDIDRHSCNSTPAKDGNISRSANIQSLCLRLSSMNVESQPGFELPDSLRSNGSFSNHVEFRSSGSHQPGFELPDSIRSNSSVSNHVDFRSSGSQGSQPHSDQYREPLGLQPSRKVSALFDGQSGSVEQPDWGSNSPAQVLQDVGSKVEDLKTFDSQRLKVSEEINCSYLPSHTSPNITNHDSRTSWQRSETFRNSNPDYVDTISETISSSYPSSLYNTPKVTNHYSRTWQQSETCRSSNPDNANTKTVNTKVDDSFFPYKSGDSVSLNGYNVNEIGGPSEVNATYEYSDVLSSVEKGKFLGRNNNGVVGVEKNVALDMGESSIISNILSMDFDSSDDSLTSHNFAKLLNETDKQHGSHKISSSWKAQNSNQSRFSFARHDGFAYEGAGLEPSFNTIGYMTKKYSVPQDSFENRDHFFDKLHSVPQDSFENRDQYFDKNRSGFSPGIFEESDSYFSNHSPVSSNKLSVPRAQISVPPGFTVPSRAPPPGFSSQERMDQYFEVPTGNHLLESSSLRNQYQAPPTGNISSIGDVEFIDPAILAVGKGRLPNGINNSGLDIRSGFAPQLTPGNDARLQLLMQQSISAHQNLRFAEHIGDRYSFNDPYSIPSRLLEQSQASNLTPFAQLSLQQSRNAHFQNGHWDGWNEVQAGNDLGMAEILRNERLGYNKFIPGYEDLKYRMPSGDLYNRAFGM from the exons ATGAGTGACGAGGCTGAGAAGACGTGTCCTCTCTGCGCTGAAGAGATGGACTTGACAGATCAGCAGTTGAAGCCTTGCAAATGTGGTTATGAG ATTTGTGTATGGTGCTGGCATCACATAATGGACATGGCTGAGAAAGACGAGGCAGAAGGAAAGTGCCCGGCATGCCGCACAGCTTATGACAAAGAAAAAATTGTAGGAATGGCTGCCAACTGTGAAAG GTTGGTGGCTGAAATCAGTTCGGAGAGGAAATTGAAGTCACATAAGGCAAAGCCAAAAACTTCTGAGGGAAGGAAGCACCTTAGCAGTGTTAGAGTAATTCAGCGGAACCTGGTTTACATAATTGGGATACCTTATAATTTAGCAGATGAAGAT CTCCTTCAACGCAAGGAATATTTTGGGCAATATGGCAAGGTTTTGAAGGTGTCTATTTCTCGAACAGCTGGGGGTGTTATTCAGCATTCTGCGAACAACACTTGTAGTGT ATATATTACTTACTCAAAAGAGGAGGAAGCTGTTCGATGTATTCAATCAGTACATGGTTTTGTCTTGGAAGGTAGACCGTTGAG AGCATGCTTTGGAACCACAAAATACTGTCATGCATGGTTGAGAAATGTG cCTTGCACCAATCCAGATTGTTTATATTTGCATGACATTGGTACACAAGAGGATAGTTTCACAAAGGATGAGATAATTTCAGCCTATACAAG GAGTAGAGTTCAACAAATTACTGgtgctacatataatttgcaaaGGCGTTCAGGGAATGTGTTGCCTCCCCCAGCAGATGACTACTGTAACAGCAGCGCTGCTACTTCTGGCAAACCTATCATTAAAAGTGCCCCCAGT AATCCTGTAAGCCAGGTTAAAGGTTCTCCTCCTAATGGTTGCTCTGGAAGATCTATAGCGCTTCCTGCTGCAGCATCATG GGGTATGCGAGCTTCAAATTGTCGGTCTCCAGCTCCAAGTTTGGTCTCTTCTAATGGGCCTgttaaacaagaaaaagaacttGATGCATTTAATGATTCATTGGTGCTTCCCTCAGTGGTTACAAACACAACTCAGTCTTCTACATTGCATAATGATCTAGGAAAGAAATCCATGGTAACAGAAGAAAGTCATTCGAAACATCCTATTGGTAGATCAGGATCATTGGACTCTTCAAAACAATATGTTCTTACAGATAGTTGTAGGCCTGTATCAGATACACCTGCAGATTGCCTAGAGACAGCTTCATCTATTTACAGCAACCATTTGTCTCCTTCTGCATTTAAGGATAAAGACAGGGTCGTTACTGTGCCAAATTCGGTAGACATTGACAGACATTCTTGTAACTCTACTCCAGCTAAGGACGGAAATATTTCCAGAAGTGCAAACATCCAGAGTTTATGCTTGAGGTTGTCGTCTATGAACGTAGAAAGCCAACCTGGTTTTGAGCTTCCCGACTCCTTAAGATCTAATGGCTCCTTTTCAAACCATGTTGAATTCAGATCATCTGGAAGTCACCAACCTGGTTTTGAGCTTCCCGACTCCATAAGATCTAATAGCTCGGTTTCAAATCATGTTGATTTCAGATCATCTGGAAGTCAAGGTTCACAACCTCATTCTGATCAATATAGAGAACCTTTAGGCTTGCAGCCCTCAAGGAAAGTTTCTGCATTGTTTGATGGTCAGTCTGGTTCGGTTGAACAACCTGATTGGGGATCTAATTCACCTGCACAAGTTTTGCAAGATGTAGGCAGTAAAGTGGAGGACTTAAAAACTTTTGATAGTCAAAGACTGAAAGTTTCTGAAGAGATCAATTGTTCATATCTGCCTTCGCATACTTCACCCAATATCACAAACCATGATAGTAGAACTTCTTGGCAACGGAGCGAAACATTCAGAAATAGCAATCCAGATTATGTAGATACAATTTCCGAAACCATCAGTTCATCATATCCGTCGTCTTTGTATAATACACCCAAGGTCACAAATCATTATAGCAGAACTTGGCAACAGAGCGAAACATGCAGAAGTAGCAATCCTGATAATGCAAATACAAAAACTGTAAATACAAAAGTTGATGACTCCTTTTTCCCATATAAATCTGGTGATTCAGTATCATTAAATGGATATAATGTGAATGAAATTGGCGGCCCCAGTGAAGTTAATGCGACTTATGAATATTCCGATGTGTTATCAAGTGtagagaaaggaaaatttttgGGCAGAAACAACAATGGTGTAGTCGGTGTTGAAAAGAATGTAGCTTTGGATATGGGAGAGAGCAGCATCATCTCAAATATCTTGTCAATGGACTTTGATTCCTCAGATGACTCATTGACCTCACACAATTTTGCTAAATTGTTGAATGAAACTGATAAACAACATGGTTCTCATAAAATATCAAGTTCATGGAAAGCACAAAACAGCAATCAATCAAGGTTCTCATTCGCAAGACACGATGGTTTTGCGTATGAAGGAGCTGGCTTGGAGCCCTCTTTCAATACAATTGGGTATATGACAAAGAAATATTCTGTCCCccaag attcttttgaaaacaGGGATCATTTCTTTGACAAGCTTCATTCTGTCCCccaagattcttttgaaaacaGGGATCAATACTTTGACAAGAATCGGAGTGGTTTTTCACCTGGCATTTTCGAGGAATCAGATAGTTATTTCAGCAACCATTCACCTGTCTCTTCTAATAAGCTATCTG TTCCTAGAGCTCAAATTTCAGTACCACCAGGATTTACAGTTCCAAGCAGGGCCCCACCTCCTGGTTTCTCTTCTCAAGAGAGAATGGACCAATATTTTGAAGTTCCTACTG GGAATCATTTGCTCGAAAGTTCCTCTCTCAGAAATCAGTATCAGGCACCACCAACTGGAAACATTAGCAGCATTGGGGATGTTGAGTTTATTGATCCTGCAATATTGGCTGTTGGCAAGGGCAGGCTGCCGAATGGGATAAATAATTCAGGATTAGATATAAGATCAGGTTTCGCTCCACAGCTTACTCCTGGAAATGATGCAAGGCTTCAGTTGTTGATGCAACAATCCATCTCCGCTCACCAGAACCTCAGATTTGCTGAACATATTGGTGATAGATACTCCTTCAATGATCCCTACAGTATTCCTTCTAGGCTTTTAGAACAGTCACAAGCTAGCAACCTGACCCCTTTTGCACAGTTGTCGCTCCAACAATCCAGAAATGCACACTTTCAAAATGGTCATTGGGATGGTTGGAATGAGGTACAGGCTGGTAATGACCTGGGTATGGCAGAGATACTGAGAAATGAGAGACTAGGATATAACAAGTTTATTCCTGGTTATGAGGATTTGAAGTACAGAATGCCTAGTGGTGACTTGTACAACAGAGCTTTTGGGATGTAA
- the LOC122057592 gene encoding uncharacterized protein LOC122057592 isoform X1, with amino-acid sequence MSDEAEKTCPLCAEEMDLTDQQLKPCKCGYEICVWCWHHIMDMAEKDEAEGKCPACRTAYDKEKIVGMAANCERLVAEISSERKLKSHKAKPKTSEGRKHLSSVRVIQRNLVYIIGIPYNLADEDLLQRKEYFGQYGKVLKVSISRTAGGVIQHSANNTCSVYITYSKEEEAVRCIQSVHGFVLEGRPLRACFGTTKYCHAWLRNVPCTNPDCLYLHDIGTQEDSFTKDEIISAYTRSRVQQITGATYNLQRRSGNVLPPPADDYCNSSAATSGKPIIKSAPSNPVSQVKGSPPNGCSGRSIALPAAASWGMRASNCRSPAPSLVSSNGPVKQEKELDAFNDSLVLPSVVTNTTQSSTLHNDLGKKSMVTEESHSKHPIGRSGSLDSSKQYVLTDSCRPVSDTPADCLETASSIYSNHLSPSAFKDKDRVVTVPNSVDIDRHSCNSTPAKDGNISRSANIQSLCLRLSSMNVESQPGFELPDSLRSNGSFSNHVEFRSSGSHQPGFELPDSIRSNSSVSNHVDFRSSGSQGSQPHSDQYREPLGLQPSRKVSALFDGQSGSVEQPDWGSNSPAQVLQDVGSKVEDLKTFDSQRLKVSEEINCSYLPSHTSPNITNHDSRTSWQRSETFRNSNPDYVDTISETISSSYPSSLYNTPKVTNHYSRTWQQSETCRSSNPDNANTKTVNTKVDDSFFPYKSGDSVSLNGYNVNEIGGPSEVNATYEYSDVLSSVEKGKFLGRNNNGVVGVEKNVALDMGESSIISNILSMDFDSSDDSLTSHNFAKLLNETDKQHGSHKISSSWKAQNSNQSRFSFARHDGFAYEGAGLEPSFNTIGYMTKKYSVPQDSFENRDHFFDKLHSVHQDSFENRDHFFDKLHSVPQDSFENRDQYFDKNRSGFSPGIFEESDSYFSNHSPVSSNKLSVPRAQISVPPGFTVPSRAPPPGFSSQERMDQYFEVPTGNHLLESSSLRNQYQAPPTGNISSIGDVEFIDPAILAVGKGRLPNGINNSGLDIRSGFAPQLTPGNDARLQLLMQQSISAHQNLRFAEHIGDRYSFNDPYSIPSRLLEQSQASNLTPFAQLSLQQSRNAHFQNGHWDGWNEVQAGNDLGMAEILRNERLGYNKFIPGYEDLKYRMPSGDLYNRAFGM; translated from the exons ATGAGTGACGAGGCTGAGAAGACGTGTCCTCTCTGCGCTGAAGAGATGGACTTGACAGATCAGCAGTTGAAGCCTTGCAAATGTGGTTATGAG ATTTGTGTATGGTGCTGGCATCACATAATGGACATGGCTGAGAAAGACGAGGCAGAAGGAAAGTGCCCGGCATGCCGCACAGCTTATGACAAAGAAAAAATTGTAGGAATGGCTGCCAACTGTGAAAG GTTGGTGGCTGAAATCAGTTCGGAGAGGAAATTGAAGTCACATAAGGCAAAGCCAAAAACTTCTGAGGGAAGGAAGCACCTTAGCAGTGTTAGAGTAATTCAGCGGAACCTGGTTTACATAATTGGGATACCTTATAATTTAGCAGATGAAGAT CTCCTTCAACGCAAGGAATATTTTGGGCAATATGGCAAGGTTTTGAAGGTGTCTATTTCTCGAACAGCTGGGGGTGTTATTCAGCATTCTGCGAACAACACTTGTAGTGT ATATATTACTTACTCAAAAGAGGAGGAAGCTGTTCGATGTATTCAATCAGTACATGGTTTTGTCTTGGAAGGTAGACCGTTGAG AGCATGCTTTGGAACCACAAAATACTGTCATGCATGGTTGAGAAATGTG cCTTGCACCAATCCAGATTGTTTATATTTGCATGACATTGGTACACAAGAGGATAGTTTCACAAAGGATGAGATAATTTCAGCCTATACAAG GAGTAGAGTTCAACAAATTACTGgtgctacatataatttgcaaaGGCGTTCAGGGAATGTGTTGCCTCCCCCAGCAGATGACTACTGTAACAGCAGCGCTGCTACTTCTGGCAAACCTATCATTAAAAGTGCCCCCAGT AATCCTGTAAGCCAGGTTAAAGGTTCTCCTCCTAATGGTTGCTCTGGAAGATCTATAGCGCTTCCTGCTGCAGCATCATG GGGTATGCGAGCTTCAAATTGTCGGTCTCCAGCTCCAAGTTTGGTCTCTTCTAATGGGCCTgttaaacaagaaaaagaacttGATGCATTTAATGATTCATTGGTGCTTCCCTCAGTGGTTACAAACACAACTCAGTCTTCTACATTGCATAATGATCTAGGAAAGAAATCCATGGTAACAGAAGAAAGTCATTCGAAACATCCTATTGGTAGATCAGGATCATTGGACTCTTCAAAACAATATGTTCTTACAGATAGTTGTAGGCCTGTATCAGATACACCTGCAGATTGCCTAGAGACAGCTTCATCTATTTACAGCAACCATTTGTCTCCTTCTGCATTTAAGGATAAAGACAGGGTCGTTACTGTGCCAAATTCGGTAGACATTGACAGACATTCTTGTAACTCTACTCCAGCTAAGGACGGAAATATTTCCAGAAGTGCAAACATCCAGAGTTTATGCTTGAGGTTGTCGTCTATGAACGTAGAAAGCCAACCTGGTTTTGAGCTTCCCGACTCCTTAAGATCTAATGGCTCCTTTTCAAACCATGTTGAATTCAGATCATCTGGAAGTCACCAACCTGGTTTTGAGCTTCCCGACTCCATAAGATCTAATAGCTCGGTTTCAAATCATGTTGATTTCAGATCATCTGGAAGTCAAGGTTCACAACCTCATTCTGATCAATATAGAGAACCTTTAGGCTTGCAGCCCTCAAGGAAAGTTTCTGCATTGTTTGATGGTCAGTCTGGTTCGGTTGAACAACCTGATTGGGGATCTAATTCACCTGCACAAGTTTTGCAAGATGTAGGCAGTAAAGTGGAGGACTTAAAAACTTTTGATAGTCAAAGACTGAAAGTTTCTGAAGAGATCAATTGTTCATATCTGCCTTCGCATACTTCACCCAATATCACAAACCATGATAGTAGAACTTCTTGGCAACGGAGCGAAACATTCAGAAATAGCAATCCAGATTATGTAGATACAATTTCCGAAACCATCAGTTCATCATATCCGTCGTCTTTGTATAATACACCCAAGGTCACAAATCATTATAGCAGAACTTGGCAACAGAGCGAAACATGCAGAAGTAGCAATCCTGATAATGCAAATACAAAAACTGTAAATACAAAAGTTGATGACTCCTTTTTCCCATATAAATCTGGTGATTCAGTATCATTAAATGGATATAATGTGAATGAAATTGGCGGCCCCAGTGAAGTTAATGCGACTTATGAATATTCCGATGTGTTATCAAGTGtagagaaaggaaaatttttgGGCAGAAACAACAATGGTGTAGTCGGTGTTGAAAAGAATGTAGCTTTGGATATGGGAGAGAGCAGCATCATCTCAAATATCTTGTCAATGGACTTTGATTCCTCAGATGACTCATTGACCTCACACAATTTTGCTAAATTGTTGAATGAAACTGATAAACAACATGGTTCTCATAAAATATCAAGTTCATGGAAAGCACAAAACAGCAATCAATCAAGGTTCTCATTCGCAAGACACGATGGTTTTGCGTATGAAGGAGCTGGCTTGGAGCCCTCTTTCAATACAATTGGGTATATGACAAAGAAATATTCTGTCCCccaagattcttttgaaaataGGGATCATTTCTTTGACAAGCTTCATTCTGTCCAccaagattcttttgaaaacaGGGATCATTTCTTTGACAAGCTTCATTCTGTCCCccaagattcttttgaaaacaGGGATCAATACTTTGACAAGAATCGGAGTGGTTTTTCACCTGGCATTTTCGAGGAATCAGATAGTTATTTCAGCAACCATTCACCTGTCTCTTCTAATAAGCTATCTG TTCCTAGAGCTCAAATTTCAGTACCACCAGGATTTACAGTTCCAAGCAGGGCCCCACCTCCTGGTTTCTCTTCTCAAGAGAGAATGGACCAATATTTTGAAGTTCCTACTG GGAATCATTTGCTCGAAAGTTCCTCTCTCAGAAATCAGTATCAGGCACCACCAACTGGAAACATTAGCAGCATTGGGGATGTTGAGTTTATTGATCCTGCAATATTGGCTGTTGGCAAGGGCAGGCTGCCGAATGGGATAAATAATTCAGGATTAGATATAAGATCAGGTTTCGCTCCACAGCTTACTCCTGGAAATGATGCAAGGCTTCAGTTGTTGATGCAACAATCCATCTCCGCTCACCAGAACCTCAGATTTGCTGAACATATTGGTGATAGATACTCCTTCAATGATCCCTACAGTATTCCTTCTAGGCTTTTAGAACAGTCACAAGCTAGCAACCTGACCCCTTTTGCACAGTTGTCGCTCCAACAATCCAGAAATGCACACTTTCAAAATGGTCATTGGGATGGTTGGAATGAGGTACAGGCTGGTAATGACCTGGGTATGGCAGAGATACTGAGAAATGAGAGACTAGGATATAACAAGTTTATTCCTGGTTATGAGGATTTGAAGTACAGAATGCCTAGTGGTGACTTGTACAACAGAGCTTTTGGGATGTAA
- the LOC122057592 gene encoding uncharacterized protein LOC122057592 isoform X3 yields the protein MSDEAEKTCPLCAEEMDLTDQQLKPCKCGYEICVWCWHHIMDMAEKDEAEGKCPACRTAYDKEKIVGMAANCERLVAEISSERKLKSHKAKPKTSEGRKHLSSVRVIQRNLVYIIGIPYNLADEDLLQRKEYFGQYGKVLKVSISRTAGGVIQHSANNTCSVYITYSKEEEAVRCIQSVHGFVLEGRPLRACFGTTKYCHAWLRNVPCTNPDCLYLHDIGTQEDSFTKDEIISAYTRSRVQQITGATYNLQRRSGNVLPPPADDYCNSSAATSGKPIIKSAPSNPVSQVKGSPPNGCSGRSIALPAAASWGMRASNCRSPAPSLVSSNGPVKQEKELDAFNDSLVLPSVVTNTTQSSTLHNDLGKKSMVTEESHSKHPIGRSGSLDSSKQYVLTDSCRPVSDTPADCLETASSIYSNHLSPSAFKDKDRVVTVPNSVDIDRHSCNSTPAKDGNISRSANIQSLCLRLSSMNVESQPGFELPDSLRSNGSFSNHVEFRSSGSHQPGFELPDSIRSNSSVSNHVDFRSSGSQGSQPHSDQYREPLGLQPSRKVSALFDGQSGSVEQPDWGSNSPAQVLQDVGSKVEDLKTFDSQRLKVSEEINCSYLPSHTSPNITNHDSRTSWQRSETFRNSNPDYVDTISETISSSYPSSLYNTPKVTNHYSRTWQQSETCRSSNPDNANTKTVNTKVDDSFFPYKSGDSVSLNGYNVNEIGGPSEVNATYEYSDVLSSVEKGKFLGRNNNGVVGVEKNVALDMGESSIISNILSMDFDSSDDSLTSHNFAKLLNETDKQHGSHKISSSWKAQNSNQSRFSFARHDGFAYEGAGLEPSFNTIGYMTKKYSVPQDSFENRDHFFDKLHSVHQDSFENRDHFFDKLHSVPQDSFENRDQYFDKNRSGFSPGIFEESDSYFSNHSPVSSNKLSGLYHQLV from the exons ATGAGTGACGAGGCTGAGAAGACGTGTCCTCTCTGCGCTGAAGAGATGGACTTGACAGATCAGCAGTTGAAGCCTTGCAAATGTGGTTATGAG ATTTGTGTATGGTGCTGGCATCACATAATGGACATGGCTGAGAAAGACGAGGCAGAAGGAAAGTGCCCGGCATGCCGCACAGCTTATGACAAAGAAAAAATTGTAGGAATGGCTGCCAACTGTGAAAG GTTGGTGGCTGAAATCAGTTCGGAGAGGAAATTGAAGTCACATAAGGCAAAGCCAAAAACTTCTGAGGGAAGGAAGCACCTTAGCAGTGTTAGAGTAATTCAGCGGAACCTGGTTTACATAATTGGGATACCTTATAATTTAGCAGATGAAGAT CTCCTTCAACGCAAGGAATATTTTGGGCAATATGGCAAGGTTTTGAAGGTGTCTATTTCTCGAACAGCTGGGGGTGTTATTCAGCATTCTGCGAACAACACTTGTAGTGT ATATATTACTTACTCAAAAGAGGAGGAAGCTGTTCGATGTATTCAATCAGTACATGGTTTTGTCTTGGAAGGTAGACCGTTGAG AGCATGCTTTGGAACCACAAAATACTGTCATGCATGGTTGAGAAATGTG cCTTGCACCAATCCAGATTGTTTATATTTGCATGACATTGGTACACAAGAGGATAGTTTCACAAAGGATGAGATAATTTCAGCCTATACAAG GAGTAGAGTTCAACAAATTACTGgtgctacatataatttgcaaaGGCGTTCAGGGAATGTGTTGCCTCCCCCAGCAGATGACTACTGTAACAGCAGCGCTGCTACTTCTGGCAAACCTATCATTAAAAGTGCCCCCAGT AATCCTGTAAGCCAGGTTAAAGGTTCTCCTCCTAATGGTTGCTCTGGAAGATCTATAGCGCTTCCTGCTGCAGCATCATG GGGTATGCGAGCTTCAAATTGTCGGTCTCCAGCTCCAAGTTTGGTCTCTTCTAATGGGCCTgttaaacaagaaaaagaacttGATGCATTTAATGATTCATTGGTGCTTCCCTCAGTGGTTACAAACACAACTCAGTCTTCTACATTGCATAATGATCTAGGAAAGAAATCCATGGTAACAGAAGAAAGTCATTCGAAACATCCTATTGGTAGATCAGGATCATTGGACTCTTCAAAACAATATGTTCTTACAGATAGTTGTAGGCCTGTATCAGATACACCTGCAGATTGCCTAGAGACAGCTTCATCTATTTACAGCAACCATTTGTCTCCTTCTGCATTTAAGGATAAAGACAGGGTCGTTACTGTGCCAAATTCGGTAGACATTGACAGACATTCTTGTAACTCTACTCCAGCTAAGGACGGAAATATTTCCAGAAGTGCAAACATCCAGAGTTTATGCTTGAGGTTGTCGTCTATGAACGTAGAAAGCCAACCTGGTTTTGAGCTTCCCGACTCCTTAAGATCTAATGGCTCCTTTTCAAACCATGTTGAATTCAGATCATCTGGAAGTCACCAACCTGGTTTTGAGCTTCCCGACTCCATAAGATCTAATAGCTCGGTTTCAAATCATGTTGATTTCAGATCATCTGGAAGTCAAGGTTCACAACCTCATTCTGATCAATATAGAGAACCTTTAGGCTTGCAGCCCTCAAGGAAAGTTTCTGCATTGTTTGATGGTCAGTCTGGTTCGGTTGAACAACCTGATTGGGGATCTAATTCACCTGCACAAGTTTTGCAAGATGTAGGCAGTAAAGTGGAGGACTTAAAAACTTTTGATAGTCAAAGACTGAAAGTTTCTGAAGAGATCAATTGTTCATATCTGCCTTCGCATACTTCACCCAATATCACAAACCATGATAGTAGAACTTCTTGGCAACGGAGCGAAACATTCAGAAATAGCAATCCAGATTATGTAGATACAATTTCCGAAACCATCAGTTCATCATATCCGTCGTCTTTGTATAATACACCCAAGGTCACAAATCATTATAGCAGAACTTGGCAACAGAGCGAAACATGCAGAAGTAGCAATCCTGATAATGCAAATACAAAAACTGTAAATACAAAAGTTGATGACTCCTTTTTCCCATATAAATCTGGTGATTCAGTATCATTAAATGGATATAATGTGAATGAAATTGGCGGCCCCAGTGAAGTTAATGCGACTTATGAATATTCCGATGTGTTATCAAGTGtagagaaaggaaaatttttgGGCAGAAACAACAATGGTGTAGTCGGTGTTGAAAAGAATGTAGCTTTGGATATGGGAGAGAGCAGCATCATCTCAAATATCTTGTCAATGGACTTTGATTCCTCAGATGACTCATTGACCTCACACAATTTTGCTAAATTGTTGAATGAAACTGATAAACAACATGGTTCTCATAAAATATCAAGTTCATGGAAAGCACAAAACAGCAATCAATCAAGGTTCTCATTCGCAAGACACGATGGTTTTGCGTATGAAGGAGCTGGCTTGGAGCCCTCTTTCAATACAATTGGGTATATGACAAAGAAATATTCTGTCCCccaagattcttttgaaaataGGGATCATTTCTTTGACAAGCTTCATTCTGTCCAccaagattcttttgaaaacaGGGATCATTTCTTTGACAAGCTTCATTCTGTCCCccaagattcttttgaaaacaGGGATCAATACTTTGACAAGAATCGGAGTGGTTTTTCACCTGGCATTTTCGAGGAATCAGATAGTTATTTCAGCAACCATTCACCTGTCTCTTCTAATAAGCTATCTG GTCTTTACCACCAGTTGGTATGA